The following proteins are co-located in the Microbacterium sp. SORGH_AS_0888 genome:
- a CDS encoding dihydrofolate reductase family protein, translating into MPRVIYHTATTLDGFIATTDHSLEWLFDVPGAAEAEAAFPAFLERVGALVLGSSTYDWVYRMQDLGRRPDGWRSAYGDRPTWVFMSRELPTAASTIRFARGEVADAWPDIAASAGERDVWVMGGGDLAGQFADAGLLDEIRVSIAPATLGAGRPLLPRVLPASRLTLVSAERVGAFAELRYAVSRD; encoded by the coding sequence ATGCCCCGCGTCATCTACCACACCGCCACGACCCTCGACGGATTCATCGCGACCACCGACCACTCGCTCGAGTGGCTCTTCGACGTGCCCGGCGCCGCCGAGGCGGAGGCCGCGTTCCCGGCATTCCTCGAGAGAGTCGGCGCGCTCGTCCTCGGCTCGTCGACCTACGACTGGGTGTATCGGATGCAAGACCTCGGTCGCCGCCCCGACGGCTGGCGATCGGCGTACGGCGACCGTCCCACGTGGGTCTTCATGTCGCGGGAGCTGCCGACGGCCGCATCCACCATCCGGTTCGCACGTGGCGAGGTCGCCGACGCCTGGCCGGACATCGCCGCGAGCGCGGGCGAACGCGACGTCTGGGTCATGGGCGGCGGCGACCTCGCGGGCCAGTTCGCGGACGCGGGGCTGCTGGACGAGATCCGTGTCTCCATCGCTCCCGCCACCCTCGGCGCCGGGAGGCCGCTGCTCCCCCGCGTCCTGCCGGCCTCGCGACTGACACTCGTGTCGGCCGAGCGGGTCGGCGCGTTCGCGGAGCTCCGCTACGCCGTCTCGCGCGACTGA
- a CDS encoding sugar ABC transporter substrate-binding protein codes for MRRRLTILTAAISVLTASALALTGCTLKEGSSTAEPAAAATAAVAADVPSLEGKTVGVAAKDIVHDFSRIVYQSVQDRVTALGGKVVATQAEAKDDKHVADIENLIAQKPDAIIVILGDATTLAPVLQKVHDAGIPLFTIDNVSEYSVNNVTSDNWQIGSTLARTIAEDIGGKGRILVFNGFPGVAPCRIRYDELKLVLNDYPQIQLIQPELQDKYEGTVEDAKQQITDALTRYPKGDISAIWSCWDQPEIGAAQAVDAAGRSEIKIYGVDADKGALDLISDPTSSYTATIAQQNAAIGAGSADNVARYLGGQSDKVTPTTYFAPVLITKQNVSEKIAELGLGG; via the coding sequence ATGCGACGTCGTCTCACGATCCTCACCGCCGCGATCTCCGTGCTCACGGCGTCGGCGCTGGCCCTGACCGGCTGCACCCTCAAAGAGGGCTCGTCGACGGCCGAGCCGGCCGCCGCGGCCACCGCCGCGGTCGCGGCCGACGTCCCGAGCCTCGAAGGCAAGACCGTGGGGGTCGCGGCCAAGGACATCGTCCACGACTTCTCGCGCATCGTGTACCAGTCGGTCCAGGACCGCGTGACCGCCCTCGGCGGCAAGGTGGTCGCGACGCAGGCCGAGGCGAAGGACGACAAGCACGTCGCCGACATCGAGAACCTCATCGCTCAGAAGCCCGACGCGATCATCGTCATCCTCGGCGATGCGACGACGCTCGCCCCCGTCCTGCAGAAGGTCCACGACGCGGGCATCCCGCTGTTCACGATCGACAACGTGTCCGAGTACTCGGTCAACAACGTCACGAGCGACAACTGGCAGATCGGCTCGACGCTCGCCCGGACGATCGCCGAGGACATCGGCGGCAAGGGCCGGATCCTCGTCTTCAACGGCTTCCCGGGCGTCGCTCCCTGCCGCATCCGCTATGACGAGCTGAAGCTCGTGCTCAACGACTACCCCCAGATCCAGTTGATCCAGCCCGAGCTCCAGGACAAGTACGAGGGCACCGTCGAGGACGCGAAGCAGCAGATCACGGATGCGCTCACCCGGTATCCGAAGGGCGACATCTCGGCGATCTGGTCGTGCTGGGACCAGCCCGAGATCGGCGCCGCCCAGGCGGTGGATGCGGCCGGCCGCTCGGAGATCAAGATCTACGGCGTGGACGCGGACAAGGGTGCGCTCGACCTGATCTCCGACCCGACCTCGTCCTACACGGCGACGATCGCACAGCAGAACGCGGCGATCGGCGCCGGGTCGGCCGACAACGTGGCGCGTTACCTGGGCGGTCAGAGCGACAAGGTCACTCCCACGACCTACTTCGCTCCGGTCCTCATCACCAAGCAGAACGTGTCCGAGAAGATCGCGGAGCTGGGTCTCGGTGGCTGA
- a CDS encoding ABC transporter permease yields the protein MTLTAPPQADAQRITDAVAARKPRRRGIGALAFVGYLVVVAEIVVFSLASPIFATPDNLFTVLVQAAVPAIAGFGLAVVIITGGDDVIRGGIDLSSGPLVGLAGVVAALALAAGTGAPVAILLALLVTLGFGAVNGLTVVLGVRPLLATLASGGIVASVVFLTTNNVKIPVDDPLFVALRDGAVLGIPAPVVVLALVAVLAGLAVSRSPWGVRSYAVGQNPTAARVAGVPVWRYIAGSYVVSGLFAGVAGVLLAARLAAAVPGIGSQILLDIIITAYLSVVFSRRFVVTIGGTLLAAVFVAALGNGFTLLGVGSQWVGAIKGILILLVLALAAVREKGVRR from the coding sequence ATGACGCTCACCGCTCCCCCGCAGGCCGACGCGCAGCGCATCACCGACGCCGTGGCCGCTCGAAAGCCGCGTCGACGCGGCATCGGCGCCCTGGCCTTCGTCGGCTATCTCGTCGTCGTCGCGGAGATCGTCGTGTTCAGCCTGGCGTCACCGATCTTCGCCACCCCCGACAATCTGTTCACGGTGCTGGTCCAGGCCGCGGTCCCGGCCATCGCCGGCTTCGGTCTGGCGGTCGTCATCATCACCGGCGGGGATGACGTCATCCGCGGCGGCATCGATCTGTCCAGCGGACCGCTCGTGGGCCTCGCCGGCGTCGTGGCGGCACTGGCGCTCGCGGCGGGGACGGGGGCGCCCGTCGCCATCCTCCTGGCGCTCCTGGTCACGCTCGGCTTCGGCGCCGTGAACGGGCTGACCGTGGTGCTGGGGGTGCGGCCGTTGCTCGCGACCCTCGCCAGCGGCGGCATCGTCGCCAGCGTCGTGTTCCTGACGACGAACAACGTCAAGATCCCCGTCGACGACCCGCTGTTCGTCGCACTCCGCGACGGCGCCGTGCTCGGCATCCCCGCGCCGGTCGTGGTTCTGGCGCTGGTCGCTGTCCTCGCAGGCCTGGCGGTGTCACGTTCCCCGTGGGGCGTGCGGAGCTACGCGGTGGGTCAGAACCCGACGGCCGCGAGGGTCGCGGGTGTCCCGGTCTGGCGCTACATCGCCGGCAGCTACGTCGTCTCGGGGCTGTTCGCCGGTGTCGCGGGGGTGCTCCTGGCCGCCCGGCTCGCGGCGGCGGTCCCCGGGATCGGATCCCAGATCCTCCTCGACATCATCATCACCGCGTACCTGTCGGTCGTGTTCTCCCGGCGCTTCGTGGTGACGATCGGCGGAACCCTCCTCGCCGCGGTGTTCGTCGCGGCGCTCGGCAACGGTTTCACGCTGCTCGGCGTCGGCAGCCAGTGGGTCGGTGCCATCAAGGGCATCCTCATCCTCTTGGTGCTCGCGCTCGCCGCCGTGCGGGAGAAGGGAGTCCGACGGTGA
- a CDS encoding ABC transporter permease encodes MTQAVQTARATVRLAGADGTVVRFLAPATVVLIVIVFATLAPGYLAPGNLLSVASASAILFMAATAMTIVVRAGGIDLSVGVAIDLAALASASLISQGYVAWFALLGGLAFGLLVGVANAFLIVALRIRAFLATLSVWFIGTSVQQLLTDGGAPIALLRQRTPDAFAALGNASVAGITVPVLAAVLIGVGAWLLLDRTRWGRVLTAGGEQPTATRIAGRRTSASLASAYLLAALIAAFAGVVLASRSYGYSPAGGQLYVLDAIGAVFIGATLSRTGRPTVLGTAIGVLIFGLLNNGMVLVGLSFYWQGLLRGAVLLLLLLAAATLRRESLVPSLRFALRRGVRA; translated from the coding sequence GTGACTCAGGCGGTCCAGACGGCGCGGGCCACGGTGCGTCTCGCGGGCGCGGACGGCACGGTGGTGCGTTTCCTTGCACCCGCCACGGTCGTGCTCATCGTGATCGTCTTCGCGACGCTCGCACCCGGGTACCTCGCGCCCGGCAATCTCCTCAGCGTGGCCAGCGCGTCGGCGATCCTGTTCATGGCGGCGACCGCGATGACGATCGTCGTGCGCGCGGGCGGGATCGATCTGTCGGTCGGCGTGGCGATCGATCTCGCGGCGCTCGCGTCCGCGTCGCTCATCTCGCAGGGCTACGTCGCGTGGTTCGCGCTGCTGGGGGGACTCGCCTTCGGTCTGCTGGTCGGGGTCGCGAACGCCTTCCTCATCGTGGCGCTGCGCATTCGCGCCTTCCTCGCGACGCTCAGCGTCTGGTTCATCGGCACGAGCGTCCAGCAACTGCTCACAGACGGCGGTGCGCCGATCGCGCTGCTGCGTCAGCGGACGCCGGACGCCTTCGCTGCGCTCGGGAACGCGAGCGTCGCCGGGATCACGGTGCCGGTGCTCGCGGCCGTGCTGATCGGGGTCGGCGCGTGGCTCCTGCTCGATCGCACACGGTGGGGCCGAGTGCTCACTGCGGGAGGCGAGCAGCCGACCGCCACCCGGATCGCCGGCCGCAGGACCTCGGCGAGCCTGGCGTCGGCGTACCTGCTCGCCGCCCTCATCGCGGCATTCGCCGGCGTCGTGCTCGCCTCGCGGAGCTATGGATACTCCCCCGCCGGTGGGCAGCTCTACGTGCTGGACGCGATCGGGGCGGTGTTCATCGGCGCGACCCTGAGCCGCACGGGTCGCCCCACGGTGCTCGGGACGGCCATCGGCGTCCTCATCTTCGGACTGCTCAACAACGGGATGGTGCTGGTCGGGCTCTCGTTCTACTGGCAGGGGCTGCTCCGAGGCGCGGTTCTGCTGTTGCTGCTTCTCGCCGCAGCCACGCTGCGGCGAGAGTCTCTCGTGCCATCGCTCCGCTTCGCCCTGCGGCGCGGCGTACGGGCCTGA
- a CDS encoding LLM class flavin-dependent oxidoreductase: MRQPVEFGLDTFGDVTVDDEGVRLSDAQTIRNVVAQAVRADEVGLQFFGVGEHHRREFAVSSPEIVLAAAAAQTRDIHLGTSVTVLSSDDPVRLYERFATLDAVSNGRAEVTLGRGSFVESFPLFGYDLADYEVLFEEKLELFAQLLAERPVTWQGSKRAALERADVFPKTEHGIRAWVGVGGSPESVVRTARYGYGLMLAIIGGPAAQFRPFVDLFRRSLDAFGHESQPIGIHSPGHLAPTDEEAWEQLYPALKANRDAIGAERGWPPYNRMQFQRDIGPGGAVYAGSPARVAEKIADTLRTLDADRFDLKFSNGTLSHEHMMRSIELYGTEVVPRVRELLA, encoded by the coding sequence ATGCGTCAACCCGTGGAGTTCGGACTGGACACGTTCGGAGACGTCACCGTCGATGACGAGGGCGTCCGCCTCAGCGATGCCCAGACCATCCGCAACGTCGTCGCGCAGGCCGTGCGCGCGGACGAGGTCGGCCTGCAGTTCTTCGGGGTGGGGGAGCACCACCGCAGGGAGTTCGCGGTGTCGAGCCCGGAGATCGTGCTCGCCGCCGCGGCCGCCCAGACGCGCGACATCCATCTCGGGACCTCCGTCACGGTGCTCTCCAGCGACGACCCCGTGCGTCTCTACGAGCGTTTCGCGACGCTGGATGCGGTCTCGAACGGCCGCGCGGAGGTGACGCTCGGACGGGGCTCGTTCGTCGAGTCGTTCCCCCTGTTCGGCTACGACCTCGCGGACTACGAGGTGCTGTTCGAGGAGAAGCTCGAGCTGTTCGCGCAGCTCCTCGCGGAGCGACCCGTGACGTGGCAGGGATCGAAGCGTGCCGCGTTGGAGCGTGCCGACGTGTTCCCCAAGACGGAGCACGGCATCCGTGCCTGGGTCGGCGTCGGCGGCAGTCCCGAGTCGGTTGTCCGCACCGCGCGCTACGGCTACGGGCTGATGCTCGCGATCATCGGAGGACCGGCGGCGCAGTTCCGCCCCTTCGTCGACCTGTTCCGACGCTCGCTCGACGCCTTCGGACACGAGTCGCAGCCCATCGGCATCCACTCGCCGGGGCACCTCGCCCCGACCGATGAAGAGGCCTGGGAGCAGCTGTATCCCGCGTTGAAGGCCAATCGCGACGCGATCGGCGCCGAACGCGGCTGGCCGCCCTACAACCGCATGCAGTTCCAGCGCGACATCGGGCCGGGCGGCGCGGTCTACGCGGGCTCGCCCGCGCGGGTGGCGGAGAAGATCGCGGACACGCTCCGGACGCTGGACGCCGACCGGTTCGATCTGAAGTTCTCGAACGGGACCCTGTCGCACGAGCACATGATGCGCTCGATCGAGCTCTACGGCACCGAGGTCGTGCCGCGGGTGCGCGAGCTGCTGGCGTGA
- a CDS encoding sugar ABC transporter ATP-binding protein — MADSSAGQPTPRRRALSMRGIEKAFAGVPVLRGVDLELAHGEVVALVGENGAGKSTLIKILSGLYSADAGTIELDGRAVAVHSPGDAEALGVQVVHQDRHLAGRLTVAEQLFLGRERGLLLSSGRRRRAAESLLRELVGLDLRGDTLVDELTVAEQQLLQIARALLREPRVLVLDEPTAPLAAEEVELLFAAIRRLQEKDVAVIYISHYLQEVRQIASRAVVLRNGAVSGEVDLRAGTLDDVVHLMVGREVEEFGSRRTRTIAPDVAPALRVNGLVLPGALDGVTLEVRPGEVVGVTGLVGSGVEVLADAITAVVPRAGIVETAGRRVRSPRAFVAAGGAYVPSDRRRDGVLVRHTVRENLSLAALARISLGGVIPLRARDRALAEEQIATLDIRPPRPEAVVGTLSGGNQQKVVLGKWLAARAQVFVLDQPTAGVDIGSRAAIYARINELVANGAAVLLVTLDLEELVGLADRAIVLHRGRVRAELSGADLTSDRVLELAADARIDEEPRPALDPIGVAS; from the coding sequence GTGGCTGACTCGTCGGCAGGCCAGCCGACGCCACGCCGGCGGGCGCTCTCGATGCGAGGCATCGAGAAGGCGTTCGCCGGCGTGCCGGTGCTCCGCGGGGTGGACCTCGAGCTTGCGCACGGCGAGGTCGTGGCGCTCGTGGGCGAGAACGGTGCCGGCAAGTCGACGCTCATCAAGATCCTGAGCGGGCTGTACAGCGCGGATGCCGGGACGATCGAGCTCGACGGGCGCGCGGTCGCCGTGCACTCCCCCGGCGACGCGGAGGCGCTCGGCGTCCAGGTGGTGCACCAGGACCGTCATCTGGCGGGGCGACTGACCGTGGCGGAGCAGCTCTTCCTGGGCCGCGAGCGCGGGCTGCTGCTGTCGTCAGGGCGGCGTCGCCGTGCTGCCGAGAGCCTCCTGCGCGAGCTCGTCGGTCTCGACCTGCGCGGCGACACCCTCGTCGACGAGCTCACGGTCGCGGAGCAGCAGCTGCTCCAGATCGCGCGGGCGCTCCTTCGCGAGCCGCGCGTCCTCGTGCTCGACGAGCCGACCGCTCCTCTCGCCGCGGAGGAGGTCGAGCTGTTGTTCGCCGCGATCCGTCGGCTGCAGGAGAAGGATGTCGCGGTCATCTACATCTCGCACTACCTCCAGGAGGTGCGGCAGATCGCGTCGCGTGCCGTCGTGCTGCGCAACGGTGCGGTGTCCGGCGAGGTCGATCTGCGTGCCGGCACGCTCGACGACGTCGTGCACCTCATGGTGGGCCGAGAGGTCGAGGAGTTCGGGAGTCGCCGGACCCGCACGATCGCGCCCGATGTGGCTCCCGCGCTTCGGGTGAACGGCCTCGTCCTCCCGGGCGCCCTCGATGGCGTGACGCTCGAGGTGCGCCCCGGCGAGGTCGTCGGCGTCACGGGCCTCGTCGGCTCCGGCGTCGAGGTGCTCGCCGACGCGATCACCGCTGTCGTGCCCCGCGCCGGCATCGTCGAGACGGCGGGCAGACGTGTCCGGAGCCCGCGCGCCTTCGTGGCCGCCGGCGGCGCCTACGTGCCGAGCGACCGTCGCAGGGATGGCGTGCTCGTCCGCCACACGGTGCGCGAGAACCTCTCGCTGGCGGCGCTGGCCCGGATCAGCCTCGGTGGTGTCATCCCGCTGCGTGCGCGCGACCGCGCACTGGCGGAGGAGCAGATCGCGACCCTCGACATCCGTCCGCCCCGTCCGGAGGCGGTCGTCGGCACGCTGTCCGGCGGCAATCAGCAGAAGGTCGTGCTCGGCAAGTGGCTCGCGGCGCGGGCCCAGGTGTTCGTGCTGGACCAGCCGACGGCCGGCGTCGACATCGGCAGTCGTGCCGCCATCTACGCCCGGATCAACGAGCTCGTCGCGAACGGCGCAGCCGTCCTGCTCGTGACGCTCGATCTCGAGGAGCTCGTGGGACTCGCGGACCGTGCGATCGTGCTCCACCGGGGACGAGTGCGCGCGGAGCTCAGCGGCGCGGACCTCACGAGCGATCGCGTGCTCGAGCTCGCCGCGGACGCGCGGATCGATGAGGAGCCGCGTCCCGCACTCGACCCGATCGGAGTCGCGTCATGA
- a CDS encoding SGNH/GDSL hydrolase family protein, whose amino-acid sequence MSAVRFVAIGDSFTEGVGDEQPDGTVRGWADIVAQGWADATGERISYANLAIRGKLVWPIVEEQLEPALALKPTHLSFNGGGNDMLRPRTTISHVAAAFDRVLARCDEEGVRLVLLSGANPSAGLPLSGLVQRRGDELSDAVLARLAARPDVVQALNWPDRELAGSRYWSGDRLHMNARGHHRVAARVLTALGMQPPAEWWSLPQEQEASVRLSGLAYYRTHVGPWVKRRLTGRSSGDGRTAKYADWIDVEPRESMR is encoded by the coding sequence GTGAGTGCTGTCCGCTTCGTCGCGATCGGCGACTCGTTCACCGAGGGAGTGGGCGATGAGCAGCCGGACGGCACGGTACGGGGGTGGGCCGACATCGTCGCGCAGGGCTGGGCCGACGCGACGGGGGAGCGCATCTCGTACGCCAACCTGGCGATCCGTGGCAAGCTCGTCTGGCCGATCGTCGAGGAGCAGCTCGAGCCGGCCCTCGCGTTGAAGCCCACCCATCTGTCGTTCAACGGCGGGGGCAACGACATGCTGCGTCCGCGCACGACCATCTCGCACGTGGCGGCCGCGTTCGATCGGGTGCTGGCGCGCTGCGACGAGGAAGGCGTGCGGCTCGTCCTCCTCTCGGGCGCGAACCCGTCGGCGGGACTGCCGTTGAGCGGGCTGGTGCAGCGGCGCGGCGACGAGCTGTCGGACGCCGTCCTGGCTCGGCTCGCCGCGCGTCCGGACGTCGTGCAGGCGCTGAACTGGCCGGATCGGGAGCTGGCGGGATCGCGTTACTGGTCCGGTGACCGGCTGCACATGAACGCCCGCGGACACCATCGGGTCGCCGCCCGCGTGCTGACGGCCCTCGGGATGCAGCCGCCCGCCGAGTGGTGGTCGCTTCCGCAGGAGCAGGAGGCCTCCGTGCGCCTGAGCGGCCTCGCGTACTATCGCACGCACGTCGGCCCGTGGGTGAAGCGAAGGCTCACCGGACGCTCGTCCGGCGACGGCCGGACGGCGAAGTACGCGGACTGGATCGATGTCGAACCGAGGGAGAGCATGAGATGA
- a CDS encoding MFS transporter has translation MPVTGIQAEHRLIVLTLTRWLPVGLVSGLTVLLPLERGLTLPEVGVLLSLQGFIVLALEIPTGGLADTLGRRPLLIASGVLAVASTSLMVIASSFWMFALALVIQGVFRALDSGPLEAWYVDAATADDPRHPVERGLSRAATALGTAIAVGAAVCGALVVWHPLGAASALTLPYVLAAILTLVHTGLLWSLVREAPRPRAPARGRTALMAGAHAVPRLLRRSTRVLRRSRVLRALVLVEVFWSVAMIGFETLTPVKLSAELGGEDAAAALFAPASAAAWALFAAGSLAAGRASRRIGVARTAILARLLNGGFVVAMGMIAGPVGLLVAYGLAYLTHGAAGPMHSALLHREATSDDRALVLSLNSMVAGGTYSIGLLVLTPLAAAASPGAALVTAGAFSVLGSVLYVPALRQERDRARLA, from the coding sequence ATGCCTGTGACGGGCATCCAGGCGGAACACCGTCTCATCGTCCTGACGCTCACCCGCTGGCTCCCGGTCGGGCTGGTGTCCGGGCTGACCGTGCTCCTCCCCCTCGAACGCGGCCTCACGCTGCCCGAGGTCGGCGTCCTCCTCTCGCTCCAGGGCTTCATCGTCCTCGCGCTCGAGATCCCCACGGGCGGACTCGCCGACACGCTCGGACGCAGGCCTCTGCTCATCGCCTCCGGCGTGCTCGCGGTGGCATCGACCTCGCTGATGGTCATCGCTTCCTCGTTCTGGATGTTCGCGCTCGCACTCGTGATCCAGGGCGTGTTCCGCGCGCTCGACTCGGGTCCGCTCGAGGCTTGGTACGTGGATGCCGCGACCGCCGACGATCCGAGGCATCCCGTCGAACGCGGGCTCAGCCGCGCGGCGACCGCCCTCGGCACCGCTATCGCTGTGGGTGCCGCCGTCTGCGGCGCGCTCGTCGTGTGGCATCCACTCGGCGCCGCGTCCGCACTCACGCTGCCGTATGTCTTGGCCGCGATCCTCACGCTCGTGCACACGGGGCTCCTCTGGTCCCTCGTGCGCGAAGCGCCCCGCCCGCGAGCGCCCGCGCGCGGGCGCACCGCGCTCATGGCGGGCGCGCATGCCGTTCCGCGCCTGCTGCGTCGGAGCACGCGGGTGCTGCGGCGTTCCCGCGTCCTTCGCGCGCTCGTTCTGGTGGAGGTCTTCTGGAGCGTCGCGATGATCGGGTTCGAGACGCTCACACCCGTGAAGCTCTCCGCCGAGCTCGGCGGAGAGGACGCCGCAGCGGCGCTCTTCGCGCCCGCATCGGCCGCCGCCTGGGCGCTCTTCGCCGCGGGGTCCCTCGCGGCGGGACGCGCAAGCCGCCGTATCGGCGTGGCGCGCACCGCCATCCTCGCGCGGCTGCTCAACGGCGGCTTCGTCGTGGCCATGGGCATGATCGCGGGCCCCGTCGGCCTGCTCGTCGCCTACGGCCTCGCCTACCTGACCCACGGGGCGGCGGGCCCGATGCACAGCGCGCTCCTGCACCGCGAGGCGACATCGGACGACCGCGCTCTCGTGCTCTCCCTCAACTCGATGGTGGCGGGCGGCACCTACAGCATCGGCCTGCTCGTCCTGACCCCGCTCGCCGCTGCCGCATCGCCGGGGGCGGCCCTCGTGACCGCCGGCGCGTTCAGCGTGCTGGGTTCCGTGCTCTACGTGCCCGCCCTCCGGCAGGAGCGCGACCGCGCGCGGCTCGCCTGA
- a CDS encoding helix-turn-helix domain-containing protein produces the protein MADSPDDTPSVTRLDEKAVKVLAHPLRSRILSRLRVDGPLTATELAGILATNSGATSYHLRALESVGLVADSGEGRGRERRWRAATDSHSWNDSDFADDEDARTALGWLQRDYVRQFAARAEAWLDTAETWPAEWVDTLGLNDVFVTVTAEQARAMQAELDALLARYRSIGEGDPRARRVHVYIFTSPLELTAPDDAAGS, from the coding sequence ATGGCCGACTCCCCCGACGACACCCCCTCCGTCACACGTCTGGACGAGAAGGCGGTGAAGGTCCTCGCACACCCGCTGCGCTCACGCATCCTCAGCCGTCTGCGCGTCGACGGCCCGCTCACCGCGACCGAGCTCGCCGGCATCCTCGCCACGAACTCCGGAGCGACGAGCTATCACCTTCGCGCACTCGAGTCCGTCGGCCTCGTCGCCGACAGCGGCGAGGGGCGCGGCCGCGAGCGCCGCTGGCGTGCCGCCACGGACTCGCACTCGTGGAACGACTCCGACTTCGCCGATGACGAAGATGCGCGAACCGCGCTGGGGTGGCTCCAGCGCGACTACGTGCGCCAGTTCGCGGCTCGCGCGGAGGCATGGCTGGACACCGCGGAGACCTGGCCCGCGGAGTGGGTCGACACGCTCGGACTCAACGACGTGTTCGTCACCGTGACCGCCGAGCAGGCGCGCGCCATGCAGGCCGAGCTCGATGCGCTGCTGGCACGGTACCGGTCGATCGGTGAAGGCGACCCGCGCGCGCGACGTGTGCACGTGTACATCTTCACGAGCCCGCTGGAGCTCACGGCACCGGACGACGCCGCGGGCTCGTGA
- a CDS encoding nuclear transport factor 2 family protein, which produces MSTSDDAADFLREYERRTNAHGIEALCELIADDATYWFTDGSHRGVDAIAAAISETFRTIPDEIYRISDVEWVHVAEDAATVRYRFDWAGTIDGRPASGSGRGTNVMTRVHGRWLMQHEHLSS; this is translated from the coding sequence ATGAGCACTTCCGATGACGCCGCAGACTTCCTCCGCGAGTACGAGCGCCGCACCAACGCCCACGGCATCGAGGCGTTGTGCGAGCTCATCGCCGACGACGCGACGTACTGGTTCACCGATGGGAGCCACCGAGGCGTCGACGCGATCGCGGCCGCCATCTCGGAGACGTTCCGCACGATCCCCGACGAGATCTACCGGATCTCGGACGTCGAATGGGTGCACGTGGCTGAGGACGCCGCGACGGTCCGGTACCGCTTCGACTGGGCCGGCACGATCGACGGCCGACCCGCGAGCGGTTCCGGCCGCGGCACGAACGTCATGACGCGCGTACACGGCCGTTGGCTCATGCAGCACGAGCATCTCAGCAGCTGA
- a CDS encoding dienelactone hydrolase family protein, which produces MTDEFSLHHRELIERVPEAPVLARDVEYDHDGTALRGYEAVPAGEQRRPAVLVVHDWTGLREYPKARAQMLARLGYHAFALDVYGAGRVFASDDMAGASAEAKRYYSDPALLVGRVRAAYDLVAADPRVDPERIAIVGYCFGGTAALEFSRTGAPLVLTGSFHGNLVAHEPAEVDGIRGSMLIATGAEDPLVPDEAIVAFENELRSRADLDWQVLVYSGAPHAFTLPGTPAYRADADRRSWAALMAELAHATA; this is translated from the coding sequence ATGACCGACGAGTTCAGCCTCCACCACCGTGAGCTGATCGAGCGCGTGCCCGAGGCGCCCGTGCTCGCGCGCGACGTGGAGTACGACCACGACGGCACCGCGCTGCGCGGCTACGAGGCGGTTCCCGCGGGGGAGCAGAGGCGTCCGGCGGTCCTCGTGGTCCACGATTGGACCGGGCTCCGCGAGTACCCGAAGGCACGGGCGCAGATGCTCGCGAGGCTCGGCTATCACGCCTTCGCGCTCGATGTCTACGGTGCCGGTCGCGTGTTCGCCTCCGACGACATGGCGGGCGCGTCGGCGGAGGCGAAGCGCTACTACAGCGATCCCGCGCTGCTCGTGGGGCGCGTGCGCGCCGCCTACGACCTGGTCGCCGCCGACCCACGGGTCGACCCGGAGCGGATCGCGATCGTCGGGTACTGCTTCGGCGGCACGGCTGCCCTGGAGTTCTCCCGCACCGGAGCGCCGCTCGTGCTGACCGGCTCGTTCCACGGCAACCTCGTGGCGCATGAGCCCGCGGAGGTCGACGGCATCCGCGGATCGATGTTGATCGCCACGGGCGCGGAGGATCCGCTGGTGCCGGACGAGGCCATCGTCGCGTTCGAGAACGAGCTGCGATCGCGCGCCGACCTCGACTGGCAGGTGCTCGTCTACTCGGGTGCGCCCCACGCGTTCACGCTGCCGGGTACTCCCGCGTACCGCGCGGACGCGGATCGGCGAAGCTGGGCGGCGCTCATGGCGGAGCTGGCTCACGCCACCGCCTGA